One genomic segment of Plasmodium vivax chromosome 9, whole genome shotgun sequence includes these proteins:
- a CDS encoding hypothetical protein, conserved (encoded by transcript PVX_092720A) has protein sequence MSTWINKKLISISEKVIENVIDSFANKNTPIDNIQNMQGTQLGKIISKVISSKYFFKNDDICYNSRNLDFNWNRKSIAKRRKKRGSRDGVRRAKQRTSEGGRSNGGSNRGNNRRRLHPRSAQEEKEADCQQDSYSNIYINSKSPNYLNIDESYIGTCPPLSANKAGEGEDHEKESWLKKEITTCNSSVQSVLSEAPEGVTSVNSNAASSYGSCEEYTTGGSRGSSKRTSTSHGTSGSHSGGTSAGSSHDSEKENSEEASPNLSTSASASSEANESSSGRSSKRITSSSGVAQRDSSFNSNQYAEARENYMLQKEAHLCKVNLFIKEAKLLFFNKNVSISDISIFVTTIMEDKKYVGKLRKLSSRTLPMNNLIINECIKHNVKDIYTDIVINIKYRNRKKNNEDIILGRVIIPFFLLLNTYKYKIKKIRNRIKFCTKCFLWLHIFPCNNKLFNYKFFKPVEGFEEYGMLNPLYTLGFLHIKMKIIFKKNPLFLTLYSNMRKPLFYYKLPVQFEPLYCQYYSENFFVYVTQLPIWLYKFFYLFNPRRVEMIPLNCYDYVFILSFWLFFFRLIVISPFFLIFVHFFFCLIFISLSYKFGHVDSGPCSMAYNFRPVQVKKRPPHWSPAQGKGPQPHQLLPPENRRNVRFFDSKRREVPLSANDLDSNYCGGGGGISEAQRVDAGTKHGEGGWPRQGGRLLQTNPLTDTPQGGSNSCGLPQLVVTNEELKRIPSEHAHAGEQTKRGTSQKDDECNGEAAKGMNSQNEISSNGSFYGGSFNSPESPPKDGGHHVAHFQIEENCFVKQPNLDHEEEESNGKMKEGENEHPEQQKKKGLIEFMQNTPDELNNKLTNVTKFAKKIQNMMFDSRDKNPLDFFNVGSHANGLAGLFNGMNEKRRKAEGESPRGEDQTDKVGDTHHWWETPTKGRQGRTLQVDDPIGGSNQPSDSEHKQISTSKRGKERVRKIHREKQNGGEVHTQGEVHTDNSGVDSSSCQNGTDEYLAQCNTEVNANGAANSNALEPPKVVSRSYMPRSNDATPSFDHLGVVEESPCSNSNTSIESKFLKKNFLFDAIKNNLAPPNEEKAAEFATKNETSGTNEKKDMFAFKKKYAFMPIVKSPFHNFYLFFNSIDGRKTSIFSNNVDVPNVHLLLKRFIMLITLTQNFTGVFTMVYEKVNYAFNWDFTCYTFVNLVILFFLTYGFSFILYAMSFVPLLFYRLLMFLLISVLMIRSYELTEVGHRASLYYERVRKKKAPWWRSAWRLLSRMGTRVVKAKRKRDAQDEAEHEQEVPSRGYGYVAIPHLVRRFFKWVHRATRRWVRRFVRNTIWKSLQSAFKQVDKLSRRGVVYIHFLIFFLKNWVTRLLILKDVEHMKIAKMQGFKNLFFFIHNRMMRRDAGMKLFPRSNETCPSSGHNRGGDPVGGPPKRVDSMKDASNEDRQNKNFIHTHMYDNYKNAESFIYSSSDKDALSVRNGGHDAEHFAHDGEDDEDDRESLSQLTDNGTMNVNVDIFLHYYFKRRKYDLFNNIININRNHLYSYKDINLLHSNDDQKIGHLTYAEYLNSEHNYSSSYDNNKKKRS, from the exons ATGTCCACATGGATAAACAAAAAGCTCATTTCTATATCGGAGAAGGTCATCGAAAATGTAATAGACTCCTTCGCAAATAAGAATACACCCATTGATAACATACAGAATATGCAGGGG ACCCAACTGGGGAAAATAATAAGCAAGGTAATTTCCTCCAAgtacttcttcaaaaatgaCGACATTTGCTACAACTCGAGGAATTTGGACTTCAACTGGAATAGGAAGAGCATcgcgaagaggaggaagaagagaggAAGCAGAGACGGGGTAAGGCGGGCCAAGCAAAGGACatcggagggggggagaagcaacgGAGGAAGCAACAGGGGAAACAACCGCCGAAGACTTCACCCACGTAGTGCCCAGGAAGAGAAAGAAGCCGACTGCCAACAGGACTCATATAGCAACATTTACATAAACTCGAAAAGCCCCAACTATTTGAACATCGATGAGTCGTACATAGGGACCTGCCCCCCCCTGAGTGCCAACAAGGCAggtgaaggggaagaccATGAGAAGGAGAGCTGGTTGAAAAAGGAGATAACCACATGCAACTCCAGTGTGCAAAGTGTCCTTAGCGAAGCTCCAGAGGGTGTCACTTCGGTAAATTCGAATGCCGCATCGAGTTACGGTTCATGTGAGGAATACACAACAGGCGGTTCGAGAGGTTCCTCAAAGAGGACTTCCACTTCACATGGTACGTCGGGTAGCCATTCTGGGGGTACATCTGCTGGTAGTTCCCACGAtagcgaaaaagaaaactcaGAGGAAGCATCTCCAAATCTGTCTACCAGCGCATCTGCCTCTAGTGAAGCGAATGAGTCATCGTCTGGAAGATCGTCCAAAAGGATCACATCATCTTCAGGGGTGGCCCAACGGGATAGCTCGTTCAACTCGAATCAGTACGCCGAGGCTAGGGAAAACTACATGCTGCAGAAAGAGGCTCATCTGTGTAAGGTAAATCTCTTTATTAAAGAAGCCAAGttactattttttaacaaaaatgtgagcatCAGTGATATATCAATATTTGTGACTACCATTATGGAGGATAAGAAGTACGTTGGGAAATTGAGAAAGCTAAGTTCGAGGACTCTCCCgatgaataatttaataatcaACGAATGTATTAAACATAATGTGAAGGACATATACACAGATATTGTGATCAATATAAAGTATcgaaataggaaaaaaaataacgaagaTATCATCCTGGGGAGGGTAATCATCCCcttctttctccttctaAATACctacaaatataaaattaaaaaaatcaggAATAGGATAAAGTTTTGCACCAAGTGCTTCCTATGGCTACACATCTTTCCATGTAAcaacaaattatttaattacaaattttttaaaccagTGGAAGGATTCGAAGAATATGGAATGCTCAACCCTCTGTACACATTAGggtttttacatataaagatgaaaataatttttaaaaaaaatcccctttttttgactCTCTATAGTAATATGAGGAAGCCGttattttactataaatTGCCTGTACAATTTGAACCTCTCTACTGTCAGTACTATAGTGAGAATTTCTTCGTGTACGTCACTCAGTTGCCTATATGgctatataaatttttttacctgttCAATCCCAGGAGGGTTGAAATGATTCCTCTAAATTGTTACgattatgtatttattttatccttttggttgtttttttttcggttaattgttatttctcctttttttctcatttttgttcatttttttttttgtctgatttttatttccctttcttATAAGTTCGGCCATGTTGACTCCGGCCCCTGCAGCATGGCGTACAATTTTCGCCCCGTTCAGGTGAAGAAGAGGCCGCCCCACTGGAGCCCCGCTCAGGGGAAGGGCCCCCAGCCGCACCAACTCCTCCCCCCAGAGAACAGGCGCAATGTGCGCTTTTTTGACAGCAAGCGGAGGGAGGTGCCCCTCTCGGCGAATGACCTAGACTCGAATTATTgcggcggggggggaggcatcAGCGAAGCGCAGCGGGTGGACGCCGGCACGAAACATGGGGAAGGTGGCTGGCCCCGGCAGGGGGGGCGACTCCTCCAAACTAACCCTCTCACGGATACACCCCAGGGCGGATCAAACAGTTGCGGCCTTCCCCAACTGGTAGTGACGAATGAGGAGCTGAAAAGGATCCCAAGTGAGCACGCACATGCAGGGGAGCAGACCAAGAGGGGTACCTCCCAGAAGGACGACGAATGCAATGGGGAAGCAGCCAAGGGAATGAACAGCCAGAACGAAATCAGCAGTAATGGGAGCTTCTACGGAGGGAGCTTTAACAGCCCTGAAAGTCCCCCCAAGGATGGAGGACATCATGTAGCCCATTtccaaattgaagaaaattgtTTTGTAAAGCAACCCAACTTGGAtcacgaagaagaggagTCGAATGGAAAGAtgaaggagggggaaaatgaacaCCCAGagcaacagaaaaaaaaaggcctaATCGAATTTATGCAAAATACACCTGATGAGCTGAACAATAAATTAACCAACGTAACCAAATTTGCAAAGAAAATCCAGAATATGATGTTTGACAGTAGGGATAAGAACCCGCTGGACTTTTTCAACGTGGGTTCACATGCAAATGGGCTAGCTGGGCTGTTTAACGGGATGAATGAGAAGCGGAGGAAAGCAGAGGGGGAGAGTcccaggggggaagaccAAACTGATAAAGTGGGGGATACGCACCATTGGTGGGAGACGCCAACAAAGGGAAGACAAGGGAGGACCCTCCAAGTGGACGACCCAATCGGGGGGAGCAATCAACCAAGCGATAGCGAACATAAGCAGATAAGTACATCCAAACGTGGAAAGGAACGTGTCCGAAAGATTCATcgagaaaagcaaaacgggggggaagtgcaCACCCAAGGAGAGGTACACACAGATAACTCAGGGGTAGATTCTTCATCGTGCCAAAATGGGACGGATGAATATTTAGCGCAATGCAATACGGAGGTAAATGCTAACGGAGCTGCTAACTCGAATGCATTGGAACCCCCCAAAGTGGTAAGCCGTAGTTACATGCCCAGGAGCAACGATGCCACCCCTTCGTTTGATCATCTGGGGGTGGTGGAGGAGAGCCCCTGTTCAAACTCAAACACGTCGATAgaatcaaaatttttaaaaaaaaatttcctgtTTGACGCGATAAAGAATAATTTGGCACCACCAAATGAGGAGAAAGCCGCCGAGTTTGCTACGAAAAATGAGACCAGCGGGACAAACGAGAAGAAAGACATGTTCGCGTTTAAAAAGAAGTATGCGTTTATGCCAATTGTGAAATCCCCCttccataatttttatttattttttaattcaattGACGGTAGGAAGACGTCCATCTTTTCGAACAACGTGGATGTGCCAAATGTCCATTTGCTTCTCAAGCGGTTCATAATGCTTATAACTTTGACGCAAAATTTTACGGGAGTTTTTACAATGGTGTATGAAAAAGTTAATTACGCTTTCAATTGGGACTTCACCTGTTATACGTTCGTAAATTtggtcattttgttttttttaacttacgggttttctttcattttatatgctATGTCGtttgtcccccttttgttttatcGCCTCCTTATGTTTTTGCTCATCTCTGTGTTGATGATAAGGAGCTACGAGTTGACGGAGGTCGGCCACAGGGCTAGCCTCTACTACGAGAGGGTGCGCAAGAAGAAGGCCCCCTGGTGGAGATCCGCTTGGAGATTGCTCAGCAGGATGGGAACTCGAGTGGTCaaggcgaagaggaagagggacGCACAAGATGAAGCGGAGCATGAACAGGAAGTGCCATCAAGGGGATACGGCTACGTCGCcatcccccatttggtgagaCGCTTCTTCAAATGGGTGCACCGAGCAACCCGCCGATGGGTACGTCGATTTGTGAGAAACACCATTTGGAAATCCCTCCAGAGCGCTTTCAAACAGGTGGACAAGCTATCACGCAGAGGGGTGGTCTAcattcactttttaattttttttttaaaaaactggGTGACAAGATTGTTAATACTTAAGGATGTGGAGCACATGAAGATAGCCAAGATGCAgggatttaaaaatttatttttttttattcacaatCGGATGATGCGGAGAGACGCAGGGATGAAACTGTTTCCGAGAAGCAACGAAACGTGTCCAAGCAGTGGCCACAACAGGGGTGGTGACCCCGTCGGGGGACCTCCTAAACGGGTGGACAGCATGAAAGATGCCTCCAATGAGGATAGACAGAACAAAAATTTCAtccacacacatatgtatgatAACTACAAAAATGCCGAGTCGTTTATTTACTCCTCCAGTGATAAGGATGCTCTGAGTGTGAGAAATGGGGGCCACGACGCCGAGCACTTTGCCCATGACGGGGAGGACGATGAGGACGACCGGGAGTCCCTCAGCCAGCTGACCGACAACGGCACGATGAACGTAAACGTGGACATTTTCCTGCACTACTATTTCAAGCGCAGGAAATACGACCTCTTCAACAACATCATCAACATCAACCGGAACCATCTCT ACTCCTACAAGGACATAAACCTGCTGCACTCAAACGACGACCAGAAGATCGGCCACCTCACGTACGCAGAATACCTCAACAGTGAGCATAACTACTCCAGTTCGTACGACAATaacaagaagaagaggagttGA
- a CDS encoding hypothetical protein, conserved (encoded by transcript PVX_092715A) produces the protein MCAGVVKMPMGEEDSKRFGIFLNLFKARVNLLQIKSRTETTVQKKNIRFFLLNGKVEAAHESICRMLRNENICDVCKKLIALCNESTSLTGLNPRERENKKRLKKCIRNILYCANKLNISNKSNVRTHFISHFGKDFIENVEEDYLLLDRNMCAVINKYTFTHREIAQVQKNFLHEMELPTGNQTDPCHCKCCSFSPNDGTLHDVQKNDILRIVNTYSTHAESVHDHEKKKILQDMEAQLIRKLSRTLLGG, from the exons ATGTGCGCAGGCGTGGTGAAGATGCCCATGGGGGAGGAGGACTCAAAGAggtttggcatttttttgaatttattTAAGGCGAGAG TCAACCTGCTCCAAATAAAAAGCAGAACTGAAACCACGGTGCAAAAGAAGAACATCCGCTTTTTCCTCCT aaatggaaaagtggAAGCCGCCCACGAGAGCATCTGCCGGATGCTTCGAAACGAAAACATATGCGACGTGTGCAAGAAGCTGATTGCACTATGCAACGAATCAACCTCCCTGACAGGGCTAAACCCTCGGGAgcgtgaaaataaaaagaggttaaaaaaatgcataaggAACATCCTCTACTGTGCCAACAAATTAAACATTAGCAACAAATCAAATGTGCGCACTCATTTTATAAGCCACTTTGGAAAGGACTTCATCGAAAACGTTGAGGAGGACTATCTCCTATTGGACAGAAATATGTGTGCAGTTATTAACAAGTACACTTTTACCCATAGGGAAATAGCACAGGTGCAGAAAAACTTTTTACACGAAATGGAGTTGCCAACAGGTAACCAGACAGACCCATGCCATTGCAAGTGCTGCAGCTTTTCACCAAATGATGGGACTTTACATGacgtgcaaaaaaatgacattctTCGGATCGTCAACACGTACTCTACACATGCGGAGAGTGTTCACGAtcatgagaaaaaaaaaatactccaaGATATGGAGGCTCAGTTAATACGGAAATTGAGTAGGACCCTCTTGGGGGGCTGA
- a CDS encoding coproporphyrinogen III oxidase, putative (encoded by transcript PVX_092725A), which produces MKDEVGPNWMNEIPNQTHELSQSPRYIFEPSPNERFRNSWENLLKLEQNNICSLFESLDTEKFREETWTKNNSKKKQIGSGITRILENGRVFEKCAVNYSCVYGTIDRETAKQMCTNQYNKEYITSKEICNTDELNQIIVRIINNGGLKLDREKYKYYASGLSIIAHPVNPNSPSIHMNFRFFQVFVRTGRKKKKNAPAAGGSTTAYRSVGGNANTYAAPSKGCQNGHLTNANASASGTSTMKSLIDNNYRSLKHWFGGGCDLSPSYIFPELFIHFHHSFKVVCDKYNHLFYKYFKKWCDMYFRIRHRNISRGIGGIFFDNLLDNTIKTKAKGKGKNAKARELQNVSLNLSNRNGSSVNANCGSSHPNKKIASDGRQCKCHSCNPIMDSSYRMIFLFVQECIINFRKSYLYILAQTIHCKYDDSMVNWQRVCRGRYAEFNLIYDRGTKFGLELNTYKTYRRKKQADKIENYASTFLKDEVFSDQNSDYLSDEHEKIDNVFASLPLKCEFFYKYKIVKFSREYETLQVLKHPKKWVDY; this is translated from the exons ATGAAAGATGAGGTAGGTCCCAACTGGATGAACGAGATCCCAAACCAGACGCACGAGTTGTCCCAGTCTCCACGTTACATATTTGAA CCATCCCCCAATGAAAGATTCCGGAACAGTTGGGAAAATCTGCTAAAGCTCGAGCAGAACAACATATGCAGCTTATTCGAGTCACTAGATACAGAAAAGTTTAGAGAAGAGACTTGGACAAAGAACAACtcgaagaagaaacaaatcGGCTCAGGCATTACGAGGATTTTAGAAAATGGACGAGTGTTTGAAAAGTGTGCCGTTAACTACTCATGTGTGTATGGAACCATCGACAGAGAGACTGCCAAGCAGATGTGCACCAACCAGTATAATAAGGAATACATCACTAGCAAAGAAATTTGCAATACGGATGAGCTGAACCAAATTATCGTTCGTATTATAAACAACGGGGGGTTAAAACTAGATCGAGAGAAATACAAGTACTATGCTTCTGGGCTGTCTATCATTGCTCATCCCGTGAACCCCAACTCGCCCTCCATCCACATGAACTTTCGCTTTTTCCAGGTGTTCGTCAGAACTGGGcgtaaaaagaagaaaaacgccCCAGCTGCGGGGGGTAGCACTACGGCCTACAGGAGCGTCGGCGGAAACGCCAACACATACGCCGCTCCCAGTAAAGGGTGTCAAAATGGACACCTCACCAACGCGAACGCAAGTGCTAGCGGTACCTCCACTATGAAAAGTCTTATAGATAACAATTACCGAAGCTTGAAACACTGGTTCGGGGGGGGATGCGACTTGAGTCCCAGTTACATCTTCCCAGAATTATTCATCCATTTCCATCACTCATTTAAGGTGGTCTGCGATAAGTATAATCACCTCTTTTACAAgtacttcaaaaaatggtGCGACATGTATTTTCGAATAAGGCACAGAAATATAAGCAGAGGAATTGGAGGGattttttttgacaatttATTGGACAACACCATAAAGACaaaggcaaaagggaaggggaaaaatgcaaaagcgAGGGAATTGCAAAACGTCAGTCTCAACCTTAGCAACAGGAATGGAAGTAGCGTGAACGCCAACTGTGGTAGTAGCCAtccgaataaaaaaattgcatccGATGGAAGGCAGTGCAAATGTCACAGCTGCAACCCCATCATGGATAGCAGCTACAGAATGATTTTCTTATTCGTTCAAGAGTGCATCATTAACTTTCGCAAATCGTACCTGTACATCCTCGCGCAGACCATTCATTGCAAATACGATGACAGTATGGTTAATTGGCAACGTGTCTGTCGAGGCAGATACGCAGagtttaatttaatttacgACCGAGGCACCAAGTTTGGACTCGAATTAAATACCTACAAAACGtataggagaaaaaaacaagcagataaaattgaaaattatgcttccacttttttgaaGGATGAAGTTTTTTCTGACCAGAATTCGGACTACCTCTCTGATGAGCATGAAAAGATCGATAACGTCTTTGCCTCCCTCCCCCTCAAgtgcgaatttttttacaagtaCAAAATTGTCAAGTTCTCGCGCGAGTACGAGACGCTGCAGGTGTTGAAGCATCCGAAGAAGTGGGTCGACTACTag